From Microcoleus sp. FACHB-831, a single genomic window includes:
- a CDS encoding PAS domain S-box protein, whose translation MDCLDNQYLLQQFVEYAPAAVAMFDRDMRYLVASRRWLNACGLGEQNIIGCYYYQLEHEITEGWQAIHQRVLGGAIEKYEQSLLQADGSIDLVKWEISPWYSRQGEIGGTIVSREAIAENKAGSRYCSKGAIAGLQDENGLVRGFSITHNLTHYNETEENLRLLERAIAASTDGIAISDATQPDNPIIYINPRFEQMTGYSSAEVVGRNCRFLQGSDTDQPGRAELRAAIQEQKECSIVLRNYRKDGTLFWNELRMAPVRNAEGKVTNFVGVQTDITYRMEADEKLLRISKAVESASDAIIITNAKGRSIYHNQAFIELFDYTTDELNAAGGPSARYCDPNVASEVVSAITNSTSCWSGEVEMRTRSGRVLNILLRADAIADDNNNLVGLIGIHTDITGRKHAEQVLQQMLQRQQLLGAIGQRIRQSLNLDEVLNTAVAEVRQFLKTDRALLYRFEPDWSGTVVVESVAHEYQSVLGSNIKDPCFGKRYVSAYQNGRIRAIDDIYNAELAPCHVESLERFGVRANLVVPIMQGEELWGLLIAHHCQSSRHWELEEVELLRTLSVQMAIAIQQAALFEKLQSELAERKAAESALRDSEARLQAILDNSTAVIYVKDQQGRFLLVNSLFKKLFHLDRDQIIGKTNHEIFPHELADAFHANDQQVLRSGSALEWEEVAPVEDVLHTYLSVKFPLRDSAGCSYAVCGISTDITERKQSEQALRRSNSILKAQQEAAIDGILVIDEKRNITSYNHRFQEMWQIPDDLISSGDDRIMVNYVLSSLEDPEEFISKVEYLYTHPSESSRDEIYLKDGSVFDRYSAAVLSPQGEDYGRIWYFRDISDRKQVEADLQKSHKTVNNILESITDAFFSLDQEWRFTYVNSRAEQLFSKTKEQLIGKSIWDEFPETVGSIFSLHYHQAVADQATIQFEELYPPLNTWFQVRAYPYADGLSVYFHDINERKQTEAARQENETRLRRQQTALMDLARCQPLYAGDLNAAWREITETAVSTLGVARASVWLYNGRSQGGIPTKIKCVDLYELINHEHSFGIELEGVDYPSYFQALEAERVIAAHDAHTDSRTKEFSASYLSVLGVTSMLDVPIRLGGRTVGVLCLEHIGTQRQWGVEEENFANYLAYMAALAMEASDRLLAETALASSEAKFRTLVANIPGAVYSCACDREWTMEFISEAIAEISGYPASDFIQNLVRTFASIVHPEDATMVERVVLEGVEARQPYIIEYRIIRADGAVRWVYNKGQGILDEGGALIRLDGAIFDITERKQAEENLRNLGAALENAVEGISRLDTSGRYIAVNKAYARAVGYEPEEMVGMQWTPTVHPEDLENLIAAYQKMLIDGKVETQARGVRKDGSIFHQQVVMISVYDKEQRFIGHHCFMKDITQRKQAEEALRQSEILRQSEEKNRALLDAIPDSMYRIRWDGTYLDYRAAKNDNQALSADAVIGRTVHQMLPSQVAQQTMHYVGQAIITGETQVFEYQVLDPAARDCEARVVANGADEVLAIVRDITERKKVERLKNEFVSIVSHELRTPLTSVRGSLSLILGGIAGEIPGDAKALVDIAYKNSERLILLINDILDIEKIESGKMDFNMKPLELMPLVQQAIEANRVYAEQLGVQLVVDGALPDVKVNVDRDRLIQVLTNLLSNAAKFSPHNGTVVVSVSRLAQAIRVTVSDRGSGIPEEFRPRIFQKFAQADSSATRQKGGTGLGLSISKAIIQKLGGQMGFETEINVGTSFYFELPEWYELSHSDTSDTSPLLPRILVCEDDRDIATLLSMMLQQHGVLTDIAYDAAEAKKLLAQHRYAAMTLDLALPDKDGISLIRELREDETTQRLPIIVVSAKALQGREELSGGGFAVLDWLDKPIDQGRLMSAVRQAVAQENTLKPHVLYVEDDPDLTQVVATILHNLVEIDSAKNLQQAKQKLKTKTFDLVMLDVSLPDGSGLELLPYLNNPSRPPIPAVVFSAKEVGMEAVQQVAAALVKSRTSNQQLLDTIKSLIGHGGLINNQQLL comes from the coding sequence ATGGATTGCCTAGATAATCAATATCTGCTTCAACAGTTTGTAGAATATGCACCCGCTGCTGTGGCCATGTTTGACCGCGATATGCGTTATCTAGTAGCGAGCCGTCGGTGGTTAAATGCTTGTGGCCTTGGCGAACAAAATATTATTGGTTGCTATTACTATCAGCTAGAGCATGAAATTACTGAAGGTTGGCAGGCAATCCACCAAAGAGTCTTAGGCGGAGCGATTGAAAAGTACGAACAATCGTTGCTACAAGCTGATGGCAGCATAGACTTGGTGAAGTGGGAAATTTCTCCTTGGTACAGCAGACAGGGGGAAATTGGGGGCACAATTGTGTCGAGAGAGGCGATCGCAGAGAATAAAGCTGGATCGCGATATTGTTCTAAGGGCGCGATCGCAGGTTTGCAGGACGAAAACGGCTTAGTACGGGGCTTTTCAATTACACATAACCTAACTCACTACAACGAGACTGAGGAAAACCTACGTCTGTTGGAAAGAGCGATCGCTGCTAGTACTGACGGCATCGCGATTAGCGATGCAACGCAGCCAGACAACCCAATTATTTATATCAACCCTCGTTTCGAGCAGATGACAGGCTACAGCAGTGCTGAAGTAGTAGGCCGTAACTGCCGCTTCTTGCAGGGAAGTGACACCGATCAACCCGGACGCGCTGAGTTACGAGCTGCGATTCAAGAGCAAAAAGAGTGCAGTATCGTTTTGCGTAATTACCGCAAAGATGGCACTCTATTCTGGAACGAGCTGCGAATGGCTCCGGTACGCAATGCTGAAGGGAAAGTGACTAACTTTGTTGGGGTGCAGACCGACATTACCTACCGTATGGAAGCTGACGAAAAACTACTTCGCATTAGCAAAGCAGTTGAAAGTGCCAGTGACGCCATCATTATTACTAACGCTAAAGGGCGTTCTATTTATCACAATCAGGCATTTATTGAATTATTTGACTATACAACAGACGAACTGAATGCGGCTGGCGGGCCATCCGCACGCTACTGCGATCCGAATGTTGCTAGTGAAGTAGTGAGTGCTATTACAAATAGCACCTCCTGCTGGAGCGGTGAAGTCGAGATGCGTACTCGCAGCGGTCGCGTGCTAAATATTTTGCTACGGGCTGATGCGATCGCAGACGATAATAACAATCTTGTCGGACTAATTGGTATCCACACTGACATTACCGGACGCAAGCATGCCGAACAAGTATTGCAACAAATGTTGCAACGGCAACAGCTTTTAGGAGCAATTGGCCAGCGCATCCGCCAGTCGCTGAACCTAGATGAGGTTCTCAACACTGCCGTTGCCGAAGTGCGGCAGTTTCTTAAGACGGATAGGGCGCTCTTATACCGCTTTGAGCCTGATTGGAGCGGCACTGTAGTTGTCGAGTCAGTGGCTCACGAATATCAATCTGTTCTGGGGAGCAATATTAAAGACCCATGCTTTGGTAAAAGATACGTTTCTGCTTACCAAAACGGTCGTATTAGAGCAATTGACGATATATACAATGCTGAACTCGCTCCATGCCATGTTGAATCCCTAGAGCGTTTTGGCGTGCGAGCCAATTTGGTCGTGCCTATTATGCAAGGAGAAGAGTTGTGGGGGCTGCTTATTGCCCATCACTGTCAGTCTTCAAGGCACTGGGAGCTTGAGGAAGTCGAGCTGCTAAGAACGTTAAGCGTGCAGATGGCGATCGCGATTCAGCAAGCTGCTCTATTTGAGAAGTTGCAATCTGAACTGGCTGAGCGTAAAGCCGCTGAGTCGGCTTTGCGCGACAGCGAGGCGCGATTGCAGGCAATTTTAGATAACTCCACAGCAGTTATCTACGTCAAAGACCAGCAAGGGCGATTTTTGTTAGTTAACAGCCTGTTTAAAAAGTTGTTTCACCTCGATCGAGACCAGATTATAGGGAAGACCAACCACGAAATCTTTCCGCATGAGTTAGCTGACGCTTTTCATGCCAACGACCAACAGGTACTAAGATCTGGATCTGCTTTAGAGTGGGAGGAGGTGGCTCCTGTAGAAGATGTTCTACACACTTACCTTTCTGTAAAGTTTCCCTTACGCGACTCTGCTGGTTGTTCTTATGCAGTGTGCGGCATTTCGACAGACATTACCGAGCGCAAGCAATCTGAGCAAGCACTGCGACGCAGCAACTCTATCTTGAAGGCGCAACAGGAGGCAGCAATCGATGGAATTTTGGTGATTGACGAGAAGCGAAATATTACCTCGTACAATCACCGCTTTCAAGAAATGTGGCAAATACCAGACGATCTTATAAGCTCTGGGGATGACAGAATAATGGTGAATTATGTGCTGTCAAGCCTTGAAGATCCAGAAGAGTTTATTAGCAAGGTGGAGTATTTGTATACTCATCCCAGTGAATCTAGCCGCGATGAAATTTATTTAAAAGATGGGAGCGTTTTTGACCGTTACTCAGCGGCTGTACTTTCGCCACAAGGGGAAGACTATGGCAGAATTTGGTACTTTCGAGATATAAGCGATCGCAAGCAGGTCGAAGCAGATTTACAAAAATCCCACAAGACGGTTAACAATATATTAGAAAGCATCACGGATGCTTTCTTTTCCCTAGATCAAGAGTGGCGGTTCACCTATGTGAACTCGCGAGCAGAACAGCTTTTTTCCAAAACTAAAGAGCAGTTAATAGGAAAGTCTATATGGGATGAGTTTCCAGAAACTGTTGGCTCAATCTTCTCCTTGCACTATCACCAAGCTGTAGCCGATCAAGCCACTATTCAGTTTGAAGAGTTGTATCCACCGTTGAATACTTGGTTTCAGGTGCGAGCTTATCCCTATGCAGATGGTCTGTCGGTTTATTTCCACGACATCAACGAGCGCAAGCAGACGGAAGCAGCACGCCAGGAAAATGAAACGCGGCTTCGCAGACAGCAGACAGCACTGATGGATCTGGCTAGGTGTCAGCCACTTTACGCGGGCGATCTAAATGCGGCATGGCGGGAAATTACCGAAACAGCAGTTAGTACTCTGGGCGTCGCACGAGCGAGCGTGTGGTTGTATAACGGGCGATCGCAGGGCGGTATCCCCACAAAGATTAAATGCGTTGACTTGTACGAACTGATTAATCACGAACACAGCTTTGGTATAGAGCTTGAGGGTGTTGATTATCCGAGCTATTTCCAAGCACTGGAGGCAGAGCGCGTAATTGCTGCTCACGATGCCCACACCGATTCCCGGACGAAGGAGTTTTCGGCGTCTTATTTGAGTGTTTTGGGCGTTACCTCAATGTTGGATGTCCCGATTCGGCTCGGTGGGCGGACAGTAGGGGTACTTTGTCTGGAACACATCGGTACGCAAAGGCAGTGGGGGGTAGAGGAGGAAAACTTTGCAAATTATTTGGCGTATATGGCTGCTTTGGCAATGGAAGCAAGCGATCGCTTGCTTGCGGAAACCGCACTCGCCAGCAGCGAAGCAAAATTCCGCACTCTAGTCGCTAACATCCCCGGTGCTGTTTATAGTTGTGCCTGTGACAGGGAATGGACGATGGAGTTCATCAGTGAGGCGATCGCAGAAATTTCTGGCTATCCTGCTTCTGACTTTATTCAAAATTTGGTACGAACCTTTGCCAGTATTGTTCATCCCGAAGACGCAACAATGGTGGAGAGGGTTGTACTTGAAGGGGTAGAAGCCCGACAGCCTTACATCATTGAGTACCGGATAATTAGAGCTGATGGGGCTGTGAGATGGGTTTATAACAAAGGCCAGGGCATCCTTGATGAAGGCGGAGCATTAATTCGCCTCGATGGGGCTATTTTTGACATCACCGAACGCAAGCAGGCAGAGGAAAATTTACGCAATTTAGGAGCTGCTCTAGAAAATGCCGTAGAGGGAATTTCGCGGCTTGATACAAGCGGACGCTATATTGCTGTAAACAAAGCCTATGCCCGTGCCGTTGGTTATGAGCCTGAAGAAATGGTGGGTATGCAATGGACGCCTACGGTACATCCTGAAGATCTAGAAAATTTAATAGCTGCCTATCAAAAAATGTTAATCGATGGCAAGGTGGAAACTCAGGCAAGAGGGGTTCGTAAAGACGGATCGATATTTCACCAGCAGGTGGTGATGATCTCTGTTTACGACAAGGAACAGCGATTTATCGGCCATCACTGTTTTATGAAGGACATCACCCAACGCAAGCAAGCCGAAGAAGCGCTACGCCAAAGTGAAATACTACGCCAAAGCGAGGAGAAAAATAGGGCACTGCTCGACGCTATTCCAGATTCGATGTACCGCATCCGTTGGGATGGAACTTATCTGGACTACAGAGCGGCTAAAAACGATAATCAAGCCCTCAGTGCTGATGCCGTCATTGGTAGAACTGTCCATCAGATGTTACCAAGCCAGGTAGCACAACAGACAATGCATTATGTGGGTCAGGCAATTATAACTGGCGAGACACAAGTTTTTGAATATCAAGTATTAGACCCTGCGGCTCGCGATTGCGAGGCGCGGGTTGTTGCCAATGGTGCTGATGAGGTGCTGGCTATTGTACGCGACATTACTGAGCGTAAGAAAGTTGAGCGCCTGAAAAATGAATTTGTGTCAATTGTTAGTCATGAATTAAGAACGCCGCTAACTTCGGTACGCGGGTCTCTGAGCCTGATTCTGGGTGGTATCGCGGGTGAAATTCCTGGGGATGCAAAAGCGCTGGTAGATATTGCTTACAAAAATAGCGAACGTCTGATTTTGTTGATAAACGACATTTTAGACATTGAAAAGATCGAATCTGGGAAGATGGACTTCAACATGAAGCCGCTTGAACTGATGCCGCTAGTACAGCAGGCTATAGAAGCAAACCGGGTCTATGCCGAACAATTGGGGGTACAGTTGGTTGTAGACGGCGCTTTGCCAGATGTGAAGGTAAATGTTGACCGCGATCGCTTGATACAAGTATTGACTAACCTACTCTCCAACGCCGCAAAATTTTCTCCACACAATGGCACTGTAGTTGTCTCGGTTTCTCGCCTTGCTCAGGCTATCCGGGTTACAGTCAGCGATCGCGGTTCTGGGATACCAGAAGAATTTCGTCCCCGCATTTTTCAGAAATTTGCCCAGGCAGATTCCTCAGCTACCCGCCAGAAGGGCGGTACTGGCTTGGGTTTAAGCATCTCTAAAGCCATAATTCAAAAACTTGGCGGTCAGATGGGTTTTGAAACCGAAATCAATGTTGGTACTAGCTTCTACTTCGAGCTACCAGAATGGTACGAACTCTCACACTCAGATACTAGCGACACATCCCCCCTACTGCCACGCATTCTAGTATGTGAAGATGACCGCGATATTGCCACGCTGTTGAGCATGATGCTACAGCAACATGGTGTACTTACAGACATTGCCTATGATGCAGCGGAAGCTAAAAAGTTACTCGCACAACATCGTTATGCGGCGATGACTTTAGATTTGGCTCTCCCCGATAAAGATGGCATTTCTTTGATCCGCGAACTCAGGGAGGATGAAACTACCCAGCGCCTGCCCATTATTGTTGTTTCTGCTAAAGCTTTGCAAGGACGCGAAGAACTCAGCGGCGGTGGCTTTGCCGTGCTTGATTGGCTGGATAAACCGATCGATCAAGGTCGATTGATGTCAGCAGTAAGACAAGCAGTTGCACAAGAAAATACTCTCAAACCCCATGTCCTCTATGTTGAAGACGATCCCGATTTAACTCAAGTCGTCGCAACCATTTTGCACAATTTAGTTGAAATTGATTCGGCCAAGAATCTTCAGCAGGCTAAACAAAAGCTCAAAACCAAAACCTTTGACCTCGTTATGCTTGACGTCAGTTTACCAGATGGATCGGGTCTAGAATTACTACCTTATCTCAATAACCCGTCTCGTCCGCCAATCCCGGCTGTAGTGTTCTCAGCCAAGGAAGTTGGTATGGAAGCAGTGCAGCAAGTGGCAGCTGCTCTAGTAAAATCTCGCACTTCCAATCAGCAGCTGCTAGATACTATCAAATCCTTGATTGGGCATGGTGGCTTGATTAATAATCAGCAATTATTATAA
- a CDS encoding branched-chain amino acid ABC transporter permease: MNASIFLQQFLNGLSIGSVYAIFALGYTLIFSILGIINFAHGALFTLGAYFTYALMGGKFGFNGLLANASIPIQLPFALALILGSTLAGLVGVAVERLAFKPLRYRGADSLLTVVSSLGVALVIVNLIQYLVGAESYSFPANTYGNLPASINFGTLENPIPIRSVQVVIFGVCVFILVILTYLINQTKYGKAMRAVAEDPTTASLLGINTDGFIVLTFFVSSFLAGLAGTLLGSSVSIANPYFGLNYGLKGLAVIVLGGLGSIPGAVLGGLVIGLVEAFVPSDLSAYKDAVAFGILFVMLLARPQGLLGRRFIQKV; encoded by the coding sequence ATGAACGCAAGTATTTTTTTACAACAATTTCTTAATGGTTTGTCGATAGGCAGCGTTTATGCTATTTTTGCCTTGGGCTATACCCTCATATTTTCTATTTTAGGCATTATTAACTTTGCACATGGAGCGCTGTTTACCCTTGGTGCTTACTTTACCTATGCACTCATGGGGGGTAAATTCGGTTTTAATGGGTTGCTTGCTAATGCATCAATACCCATACAACTTCCATTCGCACTGGCTTTAATTTTAGGCAGTACGCTTGCTGGTTTAGTTGGAGTTGCTGTTGAGCGCCTTGCTTTCAAACCTCTGCGGTATAGAGGCGCAGATTCTTTGTTGACGGTAGTTTCCAGTCTAGGCGTGGCTTTAGTTATTGTTAATCTTATTCAGTATTTGGTAGGTGCAGAAAGTTACAGTTTTCCCGCAAATACTTATGGTAATTTGCCAGCTTCGATTAACTTTGGCACTCTAGAAAACCCAATTCCTATCCGCAGCGTTCAAGTGGTAATTTTTGGTGTTTGCGTATTTATCCTGGTCATACTAACTTACCTGATTAACCAGACTAAATATGGTAAAGCAATGCGTGCTGTAGCTGAAGATCCTACTACTGCTAGTTTGTTAGGAATTAACACAGATGGATTTATTGTCCTGACGTTTTTCGTCAGCAGTTTTCTGGCTGGGTTGGCGGGCACTTTATTAGGTTCTAGCGTAAGCATTGCTAATCCTTACTTTGGCCTTAACTATGGCCTGAAAGGTTTGGCTGTAATTGTATTGGGTGGTTTAGGCAGCATTCCCGGCGCTGTCTTAGGCGGTTTGGTTATTGGGCTGGTGGAGGCATTTGTTCCTTCAGATTTGTCTGCTTATAAGGATGCTGTAGCTTTTGGCATTTTATTCGTAATGCTGTTGGCTAGACCGCAAGGATTGCTGGGTCGTCGCTTTATCCAGAAGGTGTAA
- a CDS encoding ABC transporter substrate-binding protein translates to MKRNCTVSSAFFIILSLLLAACAQTNTSTNPTNSPSAASSSTTIPIGIALALTSNVALLGQEGLNGAKIAEKYLNDKGGIDGTPIKLVVQDTSGEEQGAINAFQTLINKDKVVGIVGPTLSQQAFSADPIAESAKVPVIGASNTAKGIPEIGDYVARVSAPVSIVAPNSVKAALKINPNIKKVAVFYAQNDAFNRSETEIFQQTLKDQKLDIVTVQKFQTTDTDFQSQATNAINLKPDLIIISGLAADGGNLVRQLRELGYKGLIIGGNGFNTSNIFKVCKALCDGVLVAQAYNPEHPTQINTAFRTAYLNQYKTEPPQFSAQAFTAVQVYAEALKELNKKTKVNGMPLAQMRTELNKQLLTGKYDTPLGAIAFTPTGDVVQQDFYVAQLKVDADGSNGKFTFLK, encoded by the coding sequence ATGAAAAGAAACTGTACTGTTAGTTCTGCATTTTTTATTATTTTGTCTCTTCTCCTAGCAGCCTGCGCTCAGACTAACACCTCTACAAATCCTACAAATAGTCCATCCGCAGCAAGTTCATCTACCACCATTCCGATTGGCATTGCCTTAGCTCTAACCAGCAACGTTGCTCTGCTTGGCCAAGAGGGTCTTAATGGCGCCAAAATAGCTGAAAAGTATTTAAATGATAAAGGCGGCATTGATGGTACGCCCATTAAATTAGTTGTTCAAGACACTAGCGGCGAGGAACAAGGGGCAATTAATGCTTTTCAAACTCTTATCAATAAGGATAAAGTAGTAGGTATTGTTGGACCAACGTTATCGCAACAAGCTTTTAGTGCCGACCCGATTGCAGAAAGTGCTAAAGTTCCCGTAATTGGAGCATCTAATACTGCAAAAGGCATACCGGAAATTGGCGATTACGTTGCCCGGGTTTCAGCACCAGTTTCTATTGTTGCTCCTAATTCAGTTAAAGCTGCGCTTAAGATTAATCCAAATATTAAAAAAGTTGCAGTATTCTACGCTCAAAATGATGCTTTTAATAGATCGGAAACAGAGATATTTCAGCAAACTCTGAAAGATCAAAAGCTTGATATTGTAACGGTACAGAAATTTCAAACTACTGATACAGACTTCCAATCTCAAGCGACTAACGCTATTAACCTCAAACCAGATTTGATAATTATTTCTGGACTGGCGGCAGATGGAGGAAATTTAGTAAGGCAATTGCGGGAACTCGGTTATAAAGGTTTAATTATTGGAGGAAATGGCTTTAACACTTCCAACATCTTCAAGGTGTGTAAAGCTCTTTGCGATGGGGTTTTAGTTGCTCAGGCTTATAATCCCGAACACCCCACTCAAATTAATACTGCCTTTCGTACTGCTTATTTAAATCAATATAAGACAGAGCCGCCACAGTTTAGCGCTCAAGCTTTTACTGCGGTTCAGGTGTATGCTGAAGCTTTAAAGGAGTTGAATAAGAAAACAAAAGTCAACGGAATGCCTTTGGCTCAAATGCGTACAGAGCTAAACAAGCAGTTGCTAACTGGAAAGTACGATACACCTTTGGGAGCGATTGCATTCACACCAACGGGCGATGTAGTTCAACAAGACTTTTATGTTGCCCAGTTGAAAGTAGATGCTGATGGTAGTAACGGTAAATTTACTTTTTTGAAGTAG
- a CDS encoding DnaJ C-terminal domain-containing protein: MENFRDYYQILGVARDATSEEIKKVYRRLARQYHPDVNPGDKAAEEKFKDIGEAYEVLSDPARRSQYDEFSRFWKKTGINGKKEPRKSGFRGWGDRSRGGENQPNAAGQNIDYKQYTEFGTFVDDLLGRREAAASQTNGTARARVASSDAWSPGYTKTSRTMTSSRKNVEAQLTLPLEKAYTGGRERIRMEDGRSLEVEMPPGMVTGQRLRLKKQGIDGGDLYLKITVDPHPFFKLEGVDIYCQVPVTPSEAVLGGQVEVPTLDGLVKMMLPSGVGHGKRLRLANKGYPIDNGRRGDQLVEIQIAVPKDISLQERELYEKLRQIETFKPRIDMR, translated from the coding sequence ATGGAAAATTTTCGGGATTACTACCAGATTTTGGGCGTGGCAAGAGATGCTACAAGTGAAGAAATTAAGAAGGTTTACCGAAGGCTGGCGAGACAGTATCATCCCGATGTAAATCCGGGAGACAAAGCAGCAGAGGAAAAGTTTAAAGATATCGGTGAGGCTTATGAAGTGCTTTCCGATCCAGCGCGGCGATCGCAGTACGACGAGTTTAGCCGATTTTGGAAAAAGACAGGGATTAACGGGAAAAAAGAGCCGAGGAAGTCTGGGTTTAGAGGTTGGGGCGATCGCTCAAGGGGTGGCGAAAACCAACCTAACGCGGCTGGGCAAAATATTGATTACAAACAGTACACAGAGTTTGGCACCTTTGTTGACGATCTATTAGGGCGACGCGAAGCGGCAGCGTCGCAAACAAATGGCACAGCGCGTGCTAGGGTTGCTTCGTCTGATGCGTGGAGTCCTGGGTATACGAAAACTTCTCGCACCATGACATCAAGCCGCAAAAATGTGGAAGCTCAACTTACACTACCGCTAGAAAAAGCTTATACCGGAGGACGAGAGCGGATTCGCATGGAAGATGGGCGATCGCTCGAAGTGGAAATGCCCCCAGGAATGGTAACTGGACAGCGGCTGCGGTTGAAGAAGCAGGGTATTGACGGTGGAGATCTCTACTTGAAAATTACAGTAGATCCCCATCCTTTTTTTAAGTTAGAAGGTGTAGATATTTACTGCCAAGTGCCTGTTACGCCTAGCGAGGCTGTTCTAGGCGGACAGGTGGAAGTGCCTACTTTAGATGGACTCGTAAAAATGATGCTTCCTAGTGGCGTCGGGCATGGCAAGAGATTGCGCCTTGCGAATAAAGGCTACCCTATCGACAACGGCAGGCGGGGAGATCAGTTAGTCGAAATTCAGATTGCTGTCCCTAAAGATATTAGCCTCCAAGAACGGGAACTATACGAGAAGCTGCGTCAGATTGAAACCTTTAAGCCACGTATAGATATGCGATAG